The following coding sequences are from one Caloranaerobacter sp. TR13 window:
- a CDS encoding RidA family protein, with the protein MDKKVISTDKAPKAIGPYSQGIVAGNMIFTSGQLAINPETGELIKDDIKKETRQALENLKAVLEEGGATLNDVVKVTLYIKDMNQFGKINEVYEEYFCENKPARSCIEVARLPKDGNVEVEAIAII; encoded by the coding sequence ATGGATAAAAAAGTAATTTCAACTGATAAGGCGCCTAAAGCTATTGGGCCTTATTCTCAAGGGATAGTAGCAGGTAACATGATTTTTACATCAGGTCAACTAGCTATTAATCCAGAAACAGGTGAACTTATTAAGGATGATATAAAGAAAGAGACAAGGCAAGCTCTAGAAAATTTAAAAGCTGTACTTGAAGAAGGTGGCGCAACTTTAAATGATGTAGTTAAAGTTACTCTATATATTAAGGATATGAATCAATTTGGCAAAATAAATGAGGTATACGAAGAGTATTTTTGTGAAAATAAACCGGCAAGATCTTGTATTGAAGTTGCTAGATTACCTAAAGATGGCAATGTTGAAGTTGAAGCAATAGCTATAATTTAA
- a CDS encoding D-alanyl-D-alanine carboxypeptidase family protein, producing the protein MRKIIALFATIFLLINTPALSYADKKLDISAEAAILIDAKTGKILYEKNANKPMFPASTTKIMTAILALEYGNLDDTVVIDDKTPYEISGSHIALEPGEMITLKDLLYALLIESANDAATTIAKYISGSTENFAELMNKKAKEIGAKNTHFTNPHGLPDKNHTTTAYDLAMMAKYAMQNDTFRNIVKNYKYTIPPTNKKDEPRYLKSANRLLYGTGPGNKIVVDGKTVNIKYDGADGIKTGYTYAAQQCLVATAKRGDLRLISVVLKAKGTNVYVDTHKLLNYGFNNFTTKQLSFKNEFIKNIDVIKGDKPFVTGIINKSVFSIIPVGRENDIEKNIILPDKITAPITKDQVIGRIEYKLDGEVIATANIVSAMEINQKGIIRVVETTNGKSLFKKWWFWFIVLFIIWRIFIGYRRYKRTKRRRLRREITFSYNNRYKY; encoded by the coding sequence GTGAGAAAAATCATAGCACTATTTGCAACAATCTTTTTACTAATAAACACACCTGCATTATCTTATGCAGATAAAAAATTAGATATTTCAGCAGAAGCTGCTATATTGATTGATGCTAAAACTGGTAAAATATTATATGAAAAAAATGCAAATAAACCAATGTTCCCAGCTAGTACTACAAAAATTATGACAGCAATTTTAGCTTTAGAATATGGAAATCTTGATGATACAGTAGTTATTGATGATAAAACACCTTATGAAATAAGTGGAAGTCACATAGCTTTAGAACCTGGAGAAATGATAACTTTAAAAGACCTATTATATGCATTGTTAATAGAATCTGCTAATGACGCTGCAACAACAATTGCAAAATACATTTCAGGTTCTACCGAAAATTTTGCAGAATTAATGAATAAGAAAGCTAAAGAAATTGGTGCTAAAAATACTCATTTTACAAATCCTCATGGACTACCAGATAAAAACCATACAACTACAGCGTATGATTTAGCAATGATGGCTAAATACGCAATGCAGAATGATACTTTTAGAAACATTGTAAAAAACTACAAATATACAATACCACCTACAAATAAAAAAGATGAACCTAGATATTTAAAATCAGCTAACAGACTACTTTATGGAACAGGCCCTGGTAATAAAATAGTTGTAGATGGTAAAACAGTAAATATAAAATATGACGGAGCAGATGGAATTAAAACAGGATACACATACGCAGCACAACAGTGTCTTGTTGCAACAGCTAAGAGAGGAGATTTAAGATTAATCAGTGTAGTTCTTAAAGCAAAGGGAACTAATGTTTATGTAGATACACATAAACTTTTAAATTATGGTTTTAATAACTTTACTACAAAACAATTATCTTTTAAAAATGAATTTATAAAAAATATTGATGTCATAAAAGGGGACAAGCCTTTTGTTACTGGTATAATAAATAAATCTGTTTTTTCTATAATTCCTGTAGGAAGAGAAAATGACATAGAAAAAAACATAATTTTACCTGATAAAATCACTGCCCCAATCACAAAAGATCAAGTAATTGGAAGAATAGAATATAAATTAGATGGTGAAGTAATTGCAACTGCAAATATTGTATCTGCAATGGAAATAAATCAAAAAGGAATTATTAGAGTTGTCGAAACAACGAATGGGAAATCATTATTTAAAAAATGGTGGTTTTGGTTTATTGTATTGTTTATAATATGGCGAATATTTATCGGTTATAGGAGATATAAGAGAACTAAAAGAAGAAGATTAAGAAGAGAAATTACTTTTAGCTATAATAACCGTTATAAATATTAG
- a CDS encoding M28 family metallopeptidase — MKNNYKFIVLIITLIIFLTGCGSYIDPYNFNKDNAYKHIAELSSDKYGGRLPGTEGNKMAQEYIAKEFEKIGLKPINSNGSYFQTFKIISPFLNKLVKFEVLDREGNVIKRYKLRKDFIENTRDYSKGGQVSGKIKYIGSLDDIETGKDNIVLFYDDLRDLEKAKMLVEKGIKAVIRPTTMDLKGKEKNLLIKTVYIGEKADKKVEGKFIDIVVRKEVFKELVDFSNKGYSVNIDINLVFKEVEVSNVIGYIPGNDEKLKKEVILISAHFDHVGTDPDGSVFNGALDNASGTGMLLELARAIKESGKKPKRTIVFAAFNGEESGLQGSKYYVFSRPFPLIGTKVFNIDMIGSKEKVKLEIDTFPSQQRGTVGQLVSSELVDKIVKVAEKRGIECSVDSFSSNSDHLSFDLRGIPAVTITHPAGNLIHTVEDDISNIDKERLGEAGMLMLSLIDYFAFSAKDISKNVISKEQLYALKTIPIYFSAIFLIGLVFIFAVKSINKNEKLKKKLGRRPIFTSILIVVMLLSILIYNSSYEAEETIAVKPLLKPWENQVKVTGENIEKILDFQIDDNINILVKDKKGIKIIVLDKDGKVKDEKLLKIPYEKNSKYVLSENKVYYTYEKNLFCLTNESEGSEKVLENINDFDILENQGKKYIIASSKDKIIVKSEQWENNIEDKNILNVLAQVDYKDRIFILYKQKDKGSILIKYALLNADGKLSKPVKLYTLKEDSQLAFGIDKAKGYIFFKEQEDYYYLTFYLSNRKNIIVKKEKIELHDAGGAIAKIKEVPTIVNNKEIDGIDLYMTINAENHLGKNYIYFLSFFNGKLRKTDLIYETKNNKVINSVIDTDRKDIYIAWLEGKNKNILKVSSSSEYFGFNSFKNQFLVRSSRIIQNLFLAFIVLLTKIHWVIPGVLLLILFKIFKKNEWLANGKAIYIAASINFISQIATFKMPSLIGMRYESIVVTFFIGIITLGLVLFYRYEKGKVSFLRLFIIFTIINMIFISTLYAPYTLKDGLERLNRTEMFNKEEY; from the coding sequence GTGAAAAATAATTATAAATTTATAGTTTTAATTATAACTTTAATTATATTTTTAACAGGATGCGGGTCGTATATTGACCCGTATAATTTTAATAAAGATAATGCATATAAGCATATAGCTGAACTTTCATCAGATAAGTATGGAGGAAGACTGCCTGGTACAGAAGGAAATAAAATGGCACAGGAGTATATAGCAAAAGAATTTGAAAAAATAGGGCTCAAGCCAATAAATAGCAATGGAAGTTACTTTCAAACATTCAAGATTATTTCACCTTTTTTAAACAAACTAGTAAAATTTGAGGTTTTAGATAGAGAAGGTAATGTTATTAAGAGATATAAATTAAGAAAAGATTTTATTGAAAATACAAGAGACTACTCAAAAGGCGGTCAAGTTAGCGGCAAAATAAAGTATATAGGTTCATTAGATGATATTGAGACAGGTAAAGATAATATAGTACTATTCTATGACGACTTAAGAGATTTAGAAAAAGCCAAAATGTTAGTTGAAAAAGGTATTAAGGCTGTAATAAGACCCACAACTATGGATTTAAAAGGAAAAGAAAAGAATTTATTAATAAAAACTGTTTATATTGGGGAAAAGGCAGATAAAAAGGTTGAAGGCAAATTTATTGATATAGTAGTAAGAAAAGAAGTATTTAAAGAATTGGTTGATTTTAGTAATAAAGGATATAGTGTAAATATAGATATTAATTTAGTGTTTAAAGAAGTAGAAGTTTCAAATGTAATAGGTTATATTCCAGGAAATGATGAAAAGCTAAAAAAAGAAGTTATTCTTATAAGTGCGCATTTTGATCATGTTGGTACAGACCCTGACGGTTCGGTATTTAATGGAGCTTTGGATAATGCTTCAGGAACAGGTATGCTTTTAGAGCTAGCTAGAGCTATAAAAGAAAGTGGGAAAAAGCCAAAGAGAACTATAGTTTTTGCAGCATTTAATGGAGAAGAGAGTGGACTTCAAGGATCAAAATACTATGTATTTTCACGTCCATTTCCACTTATAGGTACTAAAGTTTTTAACATAGATATGATAGGCTCTAAAGAAAAAGTGAAACTTGAGATTGATACTTTCCCATCGCAGCAAAGAGGAACAGTAGGACAGCTTGTAAGTAGCGAACTAGTAGACAAAATAGTTAAGGTAGCAGAGAAACGCGGGATAGAGTGCAGTGTTGATTCATTTTCGAGTAATAGTGACCACTTAAGCTTTGATCTTAGAGGAATTCCAGCTGTTACTATAACACATCCAGCTGGCAATTTAATACATACAGTTGAAGATGATATTTCCAATATTGATAAGGAAAGATTAGGAGAAGCTGGAATGCTAATGCTTAGCTTAATAGATTATTTTGCTTTCAGTGCAAAGGATATAAGCAAAAATGTTATCTCTAAAGAACAGTTATATGCATTAAAAACTATACCTATTTATTTTTCAGCTATTTTCTTAATAGGTCTAGTATTTATATTTGCAGTTAAGTCAATAAATAAAAATGAAAAGTTAAAAAAGAAGCTTGGCCGAAGACCTATATTTACATCAATCTTAATAGTGGTAATGCTATTATCTATATTGATATACAATAGCAGCTATGAAGCAGAAGAAACAATTGCCGTAAAACCTCTGTTAAAACCTTGGGAAAATCAAGTGAAGGTTACAGGTGAAAATATTGAAAAAATATTAGATTTTCAAATTGATGATAATATTAATATTTTAGTAAAAGATAAAAAAGGAATTAAAATTATTGTACTAGATAAAGATGGTAAAGTTAAAGATGAAAAGCTTTTAAAAATTCCTTATGAAAAAAATAGTAAATATGTGTTAAGCGAAAATAAAGTTTATTATACTTATGAAAAAAATCTATTTTGTTTGACTAATGAATCTGAAGGATCGGAAAAAGTATTAGAAAACATAAATGATTTCGATATACTAGAAAATCAAGGTAAAAAGTATATCATTGCAAGTAGCAAAGATAAAATTATAGTAAAGTCTGAACAATGGGAAAATAATATCGAAGATAAAAATATTTTAAACGTTTTAGCTCAAGTAGACTATAAAGACAGGATATTTATTTTATATAAGCAAAAGGATAAAGGGAGTATTTTAATTAAATATGCTTTGCTTAATGCTGATGGTAAACTTAGCAAACCAGTTAAACTATACACTTTAAAAGAAGATTCTCAGCTAGCTTTTGGAATAGATAAAGCTAAAGGGTATATATTTTTTAAAGAACAAGAGGATTATTACTATTTAACTTTTTATTTGAGTAATAGAAAGAACATTATAGTCAAAAAAGAAAAAATAGAATTACACGATGCAGGAGGAGCTATAGCAAAAATTAAGGAAGTACCTACTATAGTTAATAATAAGGAAATAGATGGTATTGATTTATACATGACTATAAATGCTGAAAATCATCTAGGTAAAAATTATATATATTTCTTAAGCTTTTTTAATGGAAAACTTAGAAAAACTGATTTAATTTACGAAACTAAGAATAACAAAGTAATAAATTCAGTCATAGATACTGATAGGAAAGATATATATATAGCTTGGTTAGAAGGTAAAAATAAAAATATTTTAAAGGTATCAAGTTCAAGTGAGTATTTTGGATTTAATAGTTTTAAAAATCAATTTTTAGTAAGATCAAGTAGAATAATTCAAAACTTATTTTTAGCTTTTATTGTATTGCTGACAAAAATACATTGGGTAATACCAGGAGTTTTGCTTTTGATATTATTTAAGATTTTTAAGAAGAATGAATGGCTAGCTAACGGTAAAGCTATTTATATAGCTGCTTCAATTAATTTTATCAGTCAGATTGCTACATTTAAAATGCCAAGTTTGATAGGAATGAGGTATGAAAGCATAGTAGTTACATTTTTTATAGGAATTATTACTTTAGGATTAGTATTGTTTTATAGATATGAAAAAGGGAAAGTTTCATTCTTAAGATTATTTATAATATTTACAATTATAAACATGATATTTATCTCAACTTTATATGCTCCATATACTTTAAAAGATGGTTTGGAAAGACTAAATAGAACAGAAATGTTTAATAAAGAAGAATACTAA
- a CDS encoding helix-hairpin-helix domain-containing protein, whose product MVSFTKKEQIVILILVISIISVISIKIIRSNDIKIDEVGQDINDIEDTENVSTLEKNIGEQNIDKTIMVHISGEVYKSGLVILKEGDRVIDAVNAAGGLKEEADLDRINLAKKLVDEEKIYIPKKGEESFISDPEENVIVSTNVSAGKVNINNASLNELMKLPKIGKTLASRIIEYRTKNKFDDIEEIKNVPRIGEKTFEAIKDLITVK is encoded by the coding sequence ATGGTTTCCTTTACAAAAAAGGAACAAATAGTTATACTTATACTAGTTATATCTATTATCTCAGTTATTTCGATAAAAATAATAAGAAGTAATGATATAAAGATAGATGAAGTAGGACAAGATATTAATGATATAGAAGATACAGAAAATGTTAGTACTTTAGAAAAGAATATTGGCGAACAAAATATAGATAAAACTATAATGGTTCATATAAGCGGTGAGGTTTATAAATCAGGATTAGTTATTTTAAAAGAAGGCGATAGAGTTATAGATGCTGTTAATGCAGCAGGAGGATTAAAGGAAGAAGCAGATCTAGACAGAATAAATTTAGCTAAAAAACTTGTAGATGAAGAAAAGATATACATACCTAAAAAAGGCGAAGAAAGTTTTATTAGCGATCCTGAAGAAAACGTTATAGTTAGTACAAATGTAAGCGCTGGTAAAGTAAATATAAATAATGCAAGTCTTAATGAACTTATGAAATTACCAAAAATAGGCAAAACGTTAGCATCCAGAATTATCGAATATAGAACTAAGAATAAATTTGATGATATAGAAGAAATAAAAAATGTTCCTAGAATAGGAGAAAAAACATTTGAAGCAATAAAAGATTTAATAACAGTTAAATAG
- the selD gene encoding selenide, water dikinase SelD: MAETLKRLTELTNSSGUAAKIGPETLAQVLCQLPKTYDENLIVGIDTSDDAAVYKIDENTAIIQTVDFFTPVVDDPYTFGQIAATNSLSDVYAMGGEPKLAMNIICFPNCLPAEVMAEILKGGYDKVKEANALLIGGHTVEDNEPKYGLSVTGFIHPDKVIKNCNAKVGDLLVLTKPIGLGIINTAIKAQMADQKTYNEAVKVMTTLNKIGKDAMMKVGVNSCTDVTGFGLIGHALEMALGSDVTIKIFSSKVPILESAKEYAKIGLIPEGAYKNKSFVNDRAYINENIKEEIKDILFDPQTSGGLLISVDKEKAEMLIKELRNNPVDYAIIGEVISKEKYPIIVE, translated from the coding sequence ATGGCAGAAACACTTAAAAGACTTACTGAATTGACTAATAGTTCTGGCTGAGCTGCTAAAATAGGTCCTGAGACCTTGGCACAGGTTCTGTGTCAATTACCTAAAACATATGATGAAAACCTAATTGTAGGTATTGATACATCTGATGATGCTGCAGTATATAAAATTGATGAAAATACAGCAATAATACAAACAGTTGATTTTTTTACACCAGTAGTTGATGATCCATATACTTTTGGACAAATTGCAGCGACAAATTCATTAAGTGATGTATATGCTATGGGTGGAGAACCAAAACTAGCTATGAATATAATTTGCTTTCCAAATTGTCTACCTGCTGAGGTTATGGCAGAAATTTTAAAAGGAGGATATGATAAAGTTAAAGAGGCAAATGCACTTTTAATAGGAGGACATACTGTAGAGGATAATGAACCCAAATATGGTTTATCAGTAACAGGTTTTATCCATCCAGATAAAGTAATAAAGAATTGTAATGCAAAAGTAGGCGATTTATTAGTTTTAACTAAACCAATAGGTTTAGGTATAATAAATACAGCTATTAAAGCACAGATGGCAGATCAAAAAACATACAACGAAGCAGTAAAGGTTATGACTACGCTGAATAAAATTGGAAAAGACGCTATGATGAAAGTTGGTGTAAATAGCTGTACTGATGTAACAGGTTTTGGTTTAATAGGTCATGCATTAGAAATGGCTTTAGGTAGTGATGTTACGATAAAAATATTTAGTAGTAAAGTTCCTATTTTAGAAAGTGCAAAAGAATATGCAAAAATAGGATTAATTCCAGAAGGAGCATATAAAAACAAAAGCTTTGTAAATGATAGAGCATATATCAATGAAAATATTAAAGAGGAAATAAAAGATATATTATTTGATCCACAGACATCTGGAGGTCTTTTGATTTCGGTAGATAAAGAAAAAGCAGAAATGCTTATAAAAGAACTTAGAAATAATCCAGTAGATTATGCAATAATTGGAGAGGTTATTAGTAAAGAAAAATATCCAATAATAGTTGAATAA
- the selA gene encoding L-seryl-tRNA(Sec) selenium transferase encodes MNNKINLFSMLPKVDELLSDNKINSLMEKISREYIIETIREELNIIREGIRNEKYDINTLKEEIEKLPLIIVKKATNKAKPNLKRVINATGVVIHTNLGRSLISKSVLNNVVEVATNYSNLEFNLDKGMRGSRYSHIEEILTKITGAESALVVNNNAAAVMLVLSTLAKDKEVIVSRGELVEIGGSFRVPDVMQQSGAKLVDVGTTNKTHLWDYEDAINEETAALLKVHTSNYRILGFTSSVELDELVELGEKYNIPVIEDLGSGVLVDLSKYGLCYEPTVQDSIKKGVDVVTFSGDKLLGGPQAGIIVGKKIYIDRMKKNPLTRALRVDKFTLAALEPTLSLYLDESEAIKKIPTLNMITMSMGELNEKAKIIFDKIKAKINDKLEINIVDQFSQVGGGSLPLEKLPTKAIEISSRLIGTSELEKSLRMYEVPIITRIYKDKLYLDVRTIHKDEFDIIATALKVTIDNLDKVKS; translated from the coding sequence ATGAATAACAAAATCAACTTGTTTTCAATGCTTCCAAAAGTTGATGAATTACTATCTGATAATAAAATAAATAGTTTGATGGAAAAAATATCAAGAGAATATATTATTGAAACTATTAGAGAAGAGCTAAATATTATTAGAGAAGGCATAAGAAATGAGAAATACGATATAAATACTCTTAAAGAAGAAATAGAAAAATTACCTTTGATTATAGTGAAGAAAGCAACTAACAAGGCTAAACCTAATTTAAAAAGAGTAATAAATGCAACAGGGGTAGTTATTCATACGAATCTTGGTAGGTCACTTATAAGTAAGAGTGTTCTTAATAATGTTGTTGAAGTTGCTACCAACTATTCAAATTTGGAGTTTAACTTAGATAAAGGAATGCGAGGCTCTAGATACAGCCATATAGAAGAAATTCTTACTAAAATCACAGGAGCTGAAAGTGCATTAGTTGTAAATAACAATGCAGCTGCAGTGATGTTAGTTTTAAGTACATTGGCAAAGGATAAAGAGGTAATAGTTTCAAGAGGAGAATTAGTGGAAATAGGTGGTTCTTTTAGAGTGCCAGATGTAATGCAGCAAAGTGGTGCTAAGTTAGTTGACGTCGGCACAACTAATAAAACTCATTTGTGGGACTATGAAGATGCTATAAATGAAGAAACAGCTGCATTATTAAAGGTTCATACAAGTAATTATAGAATCTTAGGATTCACTTCTAGTGTAGAATTAGATGAACTAGTTGAATTAGGGGAAAAATACAATATACCGGTAATTGAAGATTTAGGAAGTGGAGTCTTAGTTGACTTATCAAAATATGGATTATGTTATGAACCTACAGTTCAAGATTCAATTAAAAAGGGCGTAGATGTTGTAACTTTCAGTGGAGATAAACTTTTAGGAGGACCACAAGCCGGAATTATAGTAGGTAAAAAGATTTATATTGACAGAATGAAAAAAAATCCATTAACTAGAGCGCTTAGAGTGGATAAATTTACTCTAGCAGCGTTAGAGCCTACCCTTAGCCTTTATCTTGATGAGAGTGAAGCTATAAAAAAAATTCCTACACTTAATATGATAACTATGTCTATGGGTGAGCTTAATGAAAAGGCTAAGATTATTTTTGATAAGATAAAGGCCAAAATAAATGATAAGTTAGAAATTAATATAGTTGACCAGTTTTCACAAGTTGGAGGAGGTTCATTACCTCTTGAAAAATTACCGACTAAAGCGATTGAAATAAGTTCACGTTTAATAGGTACTTCTGAACTTGAAAAAAGTCTTAGAATGTATGAAGTCCCTATAATAACTAGAATATACAAAGATAAGCTCTATTTGGATGTAAGAACAATACATAAAGATGAATTTGATATAATTGCTACTGCATTAAAAGTTACAATCGATAATTTAGATAAAGTCAAAAGCTGA
- the selB gene encoding selenocysteine-specific translation elongation factor: protein MKNVIIGTAGHIDHGKTTLIKALTGRETDRLKEEKERGISIELGFTYFDLPSGRRAGIIDVPGHEKFIKNMLAGVIGMDIVILVVAADEGVMPQTKEHLDILNLLDIKKGLVAITKADLVDEDWLSLVIDDISNQLKGTFLENSPVIPVSSTKGIGIRELIETIDKLTEEIEDKDFTETPRLPVDRAFTISGFGTVVTGTLISGKFKEGDEVQIFPGNKTSRIRSIQVHGKNTNEAYAGQRVAINLAGIKKNEVDRGNVIAPIGSMKSTMMLDAKLHCLKDSNRTIKNRARLRLYLGTSEILTRAVLLDREELYPGESCYAQLRLEEETVAKRGDKFIIRFYSPMETIGGGEILDSNPPKRKRFDEAIIKEFELKEKGKPIDIVENFVHENSRKFPSITDIAKNTVIPQDKIELLINELQEKNKVVRFNLSNDKHVIHKDYFSKLTKDVIEELNTYHRNNPLKSGMLKEELRSRLLGHVKPKLGDLVINKLSEDGIIKIIFDKVALNDFVPEFNDLQNEIKNGLESIYINGKYAPPKKDEVISQLKYKKEEVIQVYDAMIDQGILVKATDEITFHKKVYDECLEKLKKFIEDNGSITLSQFRDILGTSRKFAVALLEDFDRKKITKRVEDKRVLL from the coding sequence ATGAAAAATGTTATTATAGGTACTGCTGGACACATAGATCATGGAAAAACAACTCTAATCAAAGCATTAACAGGTAGAGAAACTGATAGATTGAAAGAAGAAAAAGAAAGAGGAATATCTATTGAGCTAGGTTTTACATATTTTGATTTACCTAGTGGAAGAAGAGCAGGAATTATAGATGTTCCAGGACATGAAAAATTTATTAAAAATATGCTAGCAGGCGTAATTGGTATGGATATTGTAATTTTGGTTGTGGCAGCAGACGAGGGTGTTATGCCTCAAACTAAAGAGCATCTAGATATATTGAATTTACTAGATATTAAAAAAGGCTTAGTAGCAATTACTAAAGCTGATTTAGTAGATGAAGACTGGTTAAGTCTTGTAATAGATGATATAAGTAATCAGCTTAAAGGTACTTTTTTAGAGAACAGTCCAGTTATACCAGTATCTTCAACAAAAGGAATAGGAATTCGTGAGCTTATAGAAACTATAGATAAGCTTACAGAAGAAATAGAAGATAAAGATTTTACAGAAACTCCAAGATTACCAGTTGATAGAGCTTTTACAATATCAGGTTTTGGCACAGTAGTTACTGGTACTTTAATATCTGGTAAATTTAAAGAGGGTGACGAAGTTCAAATTTTCCCTGGAAATAAAACAAGTAGAATTAGATCTATACAGGTACACGGTAAGAATACTAATGAAGCTTATGCAGGTCAAAGGGTAGCAATAAACTTGGCTGGTATAAAGAAAAATGAAGTTGATAGGGGAAATGTGATAGCTCCTATAGGTTCTATGAAATCTACAATGATGTTAGATGCAAAATTACATTGTTTAAAAGATTCTAACAGAACTATAAAAAATCGTGCAAGACTAAGGTTATACTTAGGTACTAGCGAAATACTAACAAGAGCAGTACTACTTGATAGAGAAGAATTATATCCAGGAGAAAGTTGTTATGCTCAATTAAGGCTAGAAGAAGAAACAGTAGCTAAAAGAGGAGATAAGTTTATCATTAGATTTTATTCGCCTATGGAGACAATTGGAGGTGGCGAGATATTAGATTCTAATCCACCAAAAAGAAAGAGATTTGACGAAGCTATAATAAAGGAGTTTGAATTAAAAGAGAAAGGAAAGCCTATTGATATAGTTGAAAATTTTGTACATGAAAATAGTAGAAAATTTCCTAGTATAACAGATATAGCAAAGAATACTGTTATTCCTCAAGATAAAATAGAGTTATTAATAAATGAATTACAAGAAAAAAATAAAGTAGTCAGATTTAATTTATCAAATGATAAACATGTTATTCATAAGGATTACTTCTCTAAACTTACTAAAGATGTTATTGAAGAATTAAATACATATCATAGAAATAACCCTTTAAAATCGGGAATGCTAAAAGAGGAACTAAGAAGTAGATTACTAGGGCATGTTAAACCTAAATTGGGTGATTTAGTGATAAATAAATTGAGTGAAGATGGTATAATTAAAATTATATTTGATAAAGTTGCATTAAATGATTTTGTTCCTGAATTTAATGACTTGCAAAATGAAATAAAAAATGGGTTAGAAAGCATATATATAAATGGAAAGTATGCACCGCCTAAAAAAGATGAAGTAATATCTCAATTAAAATATAAAAAAGAAGAAGTTATACAAGTATATGATGCAATGATAGATCAAGGAATACTTGTTAAAGCAACTGATGAAATTACATTTCATAAAAAAGTATATGATGAATGTCTGGAGAAACTTAAAAAGTTTATTGAAGATAATGGCTCAATAACATTGTCTCAATTTAGAGATATATTAGGAACTAGTAGAAAGTTTGCTGTAGCATTATTAGAAGATTTTGACAGAAAGAAGATTACTAAACGCGTTGAAGATAAGAGGGTTTTACTATAA
- a CDS encoding response regulator transcription factor, whose protein sequence is MGNHILIVDDEPLMVKGLKYSLEQDGYKIDTAYDGNEALRKALDSSYDLIILDLMLPGIDGLEVCQKIREKSQVPIIMLTAKGEDINKILGLEYGADDYLTKPFNILELKARIKAILRRVVARETKIGEQVIKVDNFTINTLGRKVTVRGKEINLTAKEFDLLLLLASNPGKVFSREELLEVIWGYEYFGDLRTVDVHIRRLREKIEKNSSQPEYILTKWGVGYYFRNRA, encoded by the coding sequence ATGGGCAATCATATTTTAATAGTAGACGATGAGCCCTTGATGGTTAAAGGTTTAAAGTATAGCTTGGAACAGGATGGATATAAAATAGATACTGCTTATGATGGTAATGAAGCTTTAAGAAAAGCATTAGACAGTAGTTATGATTTAATTATATTAGATTTAATGCTTCCAGGAATTGATGGGCTCGAGGTATGTCAAAAAATTAGAGAAAAATCACAAGTACCTATTATCATGCTAACAGCTAAAGGAGAAGATATAAATAAAATTTTAGGACTTGAATATGGTGCTGATGATTACCTTACAAAACCTTTTAATATTTTAGAATTAAAAGCAAGGATAAAGGCAATTCTTAGAAGGGTAGTAGCTAGAGAAACAAAAATAGGTGAACAAGTTATTAAAGTTGATAATTTTACAATAAATACTTTAGGTAGAAAAGTAACAGTAAGAGGAAAAGAAATAAATTTAACAGCAAAAGAATTTGACTTACTTTTATTGCTTGCTTCAAATCCAGGTAAAGTTTTCAGTAGAGAAGAATTATTAGAAGTTATTTGGGGATATGAATATTTTGGTGATTTGAGAACTGTTGATGTGCATATAAGGAGATTAAGAGAGAAGATAGAGAAAAACTCCAGTCAGCCTGAATACATTTTAACCAAATGGGGAGTTGGTTATTATTTTAGGAACAGAGCATAA